One Balaenoptera musculus isolate JJ_BM4_2016_0621 chromosome 13, mBalMus1.pri.v3, whole genome shotgun sequence genomic region harbors:
- the FAM136A gene encoding protein FAM136A isoform X2 — translation MFRCSAGCCEDSQASMQQVHQCIERCHAPLAQAQALVTSELEKFQDRLARCTMHCNDKAKDSIDAGSKELQVKRQLESCVTTCVDDHMNLIPTMTKKMKESLSSIGK, via the exons ATGTTCCGGTGCAGCGCCGGCTGTTGTGAGGACAGCCAGGCGTCCATGCAGCAAGTGCACCAGTGCATTGAGCGCTGCCATGCACCTCTGGCTCAAGCCCAGGCCCTGGTGACCAGCGAGTTGGAGAAGTTCCAG GACCGCCTGGCCCGGTGCACTATGCATTGCAACGACAAAGCCAAAGATTCAATCGATGCGGGGAGTAAAGAGCTTCAGGTGAAGCGGCAGCTGGAGAGTTGCGTGACCACGTGTGTGGATGACCACATGAACCTCATCCCAACCATGACCAAGAAGATGAAGGAGTCTCTCTCATCCATTGGGAAATAG
- the FAM136A gene encoding protein FAM136A isoform X1, which translates to MAELQQLRVQEAVDSMVKSLERENIRKMQGLMFRCSAGCCEDSQASMQQVHQCIERCHAPLAQAQALVTSELEKFQDRLARCTMHCNDKAKDSIDAGSKELQVKRQLESCVTTCVDDHMNLIPTMTKKMKESLSSIGK; encoded by the exons ATGGCGGAGCTGCAGCAGCTCCGGGTGCAGGAGGCGGTGGACTCTATGGTGAAGAGTCTGGAGAGAGAGAACATCCGGAAGATGCAG GGCCTCATGTTCCGGTGCAGCGCCGGCTGTTGTGAGGACAGCCAGGCGTCCATGCAGCAAGTGCACCAGTGCATTGAGCGCTGCCATGCACCTCTGGCTCAAGCCCAGGCCCTGGTGACCAGCGAGTTGGAGAAGTTCCAG GACCGCCTGGCCCGGTGCACTATGCATTGCAACGACAAAGCCAAAGATTCAATCGATGCGGGGAGTAAAGAGCTTCAGGTGAAGCGGCAGCTGGAGAGTTGCGTGACCACGTGTGTGGATGACCACATGAACCTCATCCCAACCATGACCAAGAAGATGAAGGAGTCTCTCTCATCCATTGGGAAATAG
- the SNRPG gene encoding small nuclear ribonucleoprotein G, whose amino-acid sequence MSKAHPPELKKFMDKKLSLKLNGGRHVQGILRGFDPFMNLVIDECVEMATSGQQNNIGMVVIRGNSIIMLEALERV is encoded by the exons ATGAGCAAAGCTCACCCTCCCGAGTTGAAGAA ATTTATGGACAAGAAGTTATCAT TGAAATTAAATGGTGGCAGGCATGTCCAAGGAATATTGAGGGGATTTGATCCCTTTATGAATCTTGTGATAGATGAATGTGTGGAGATGGCAACTAGTGGGCAACAGAACAATATTGGAATGGTG gtAATACGAGGAAATAGTATCATCATGTTAGAAGCTTTGGAACGAGTATGA